Proteins from a single region of Scleropages formosus chromosome 22, fSclFor1.1, whole genome shotgun sequence:
- the mcm2 gene encoding DNA replication licensing factor MCM2, translating to MADSSESYHVATSPSRGSRRGDLTSSPGRDLPPFEDESELLGEGTLPEDEEDDGEELIGDGMERDYRPIPQLDVYEAEGLDDDEDLSELSPGARAAAEAAMRARDRMQGRMRRGLLYDSEDEDEDRPARKRRLAERAAEGAGVEGEDEEMIESIENLEDMKGHSVREWVSMAAPRLEIYHRFKNFLRTHVDEHGHNVFKEKICDMCKENKESLVVNYEDLAAREHVLAYFLPEAPTEMLKIFDEAAKEVVLAMYPKYDRITHEIHVRICNLPLVEELRSLRQLHLNQLIRTSGVVTSCTGVLPQLGMVKYNCNKCNFILGPFFQSQNQEVRPGSCPECQSLGPFEINMEETVYQNYQRITIQESPGKVAAGRLPRSKDAILLADLVDSCKPGDEIELTGIYTNNYDGSLNVASGFPVFATVIMANHVARKDEGVAVAELTDEDVKAIVALSKDERIGERIFASIGPSIYGHEDIKRALALALFGGEPKNPGGKHKVRGDINVLLCGDPGTAKSQFLKYVEKVASRAIFTTGQGASAVGLTAYVQRHPVSREWTLEAGALVLADRGICLIDEFDKMNDQDRTSIHEAMEQQSISISKAGIVTSLQARCTVIAAANPIGGRYDPSLTFSENVDLSEPIVSRFDVLCVVRDTVDAVQDEMLARFVVGSHIKHHPSNKEGGAAELEEVVLPNTSDVPPIPQELLKKYIIYAKERVRPKLNQMDQDKVARIYSDLRKESMATGSIPITVRHIESMIRMAEAHARMHLRDYVLEDDVNMAIRVMLESFIDTQKFSVMRSMRKTFARYLAFRRDNNELLLFILKQLVAEQVTYQRNRYGAQQDTIEVPEKDLVDKARQINIHNLSAFYDSELFRSNKFSHDAKKRLIMQQF from the exons ATGGCT GATTCATCCGAGTCATACCATGTGGCGACCAGCCCCAGCCGGGGCTCCAGGAGGGGGGACCTGACCTCGAGTCCAGGACGAGACCTGCCCCCCTTTGAGGATGAGTCCGAGCTGCTCGGCGAAGGAACGTTGCCcgaggatgaagaagatgatGGGGAAGAGCTCATCGGTGATGGGATGGAGAG GGACTATCGACCCATCCCTCAGCTCGACGTCTATGAGGCGGAGGGCTTGGATGACGATGAAGACCTGTCGGAATTGTCCCCGGGCGCCCGGGCCGCAGCCGAGGCAGCCATGCGCGCCCGGGACAGGATGCAGGGCCGCATGAGGAGGGGGCTGCTGTACG ACAGCGAGGATGAGGACGAAGACCGGCCAGCGAGGAAGAGGCGCCTGGCCGAACGCGCCGCGGAGGGAGCCGGAGTCGAGGGCGAAGACGAAGAGATGATCGAAAGTATAGAGAACCTGGAGGACATGAAGGGCCACTCGGTGCGCGAGTGGGTGTCTATGGCTGCACCTCGGCTGGAGATCTACCACCGCTTTAAAAACTTCCTGCGCACCCATGTGGATGAGCATGGGCACAATGTCTTTAAGGAGAAGATCTGCGATATGTGCAAAG AAAACAAGGAGAGCCTGGTGGTGAACTACGAGGACCTGGCCGCCCGTGAGCACGTTCTGGCTTATTTCCTGCCGGAGGCGCCCACCGAGATGCTGAAGATCTTTGACGAAGCCGCCAAGGAGGTCGTGTTGGCCATGTATCCCAAGTACGATCGCATCACCCATGAAATCCACGTCCGCATCTGCAACCTGCCTCTGGTGGAGGAGCTGCGCTCTCTCAG GCAGCTGCACCTGAACCAGCTGATCCGCACCAGCGGAGTGGTCACCAGCTGCACCGGCGTCCTGCCCCAGCTGGGAATGGTCAAATACAACTGCAACAAATGTAACTTCATCCTCGGGCCCTTTTTCCAGTCACAGAATCAGGAGGTCAGGCCCGGCTCCTGTCCGGAGTGTCAGTCACTGGGCCCCTTCGAGATAAACATGGAGGAG ACGGTGTACCAGAACTACCAGCGCATCACAATCCAGGAGAGCCCCGGGAAGGTGGCAGCTGGCCGGCTCCCGCGCTCCAAGGATGCCATCCTCCTGGCCGACCTCGTGGACAGCTGCAAACCCGGGGATGAAATT GAGTTAACCGGAATCTACACCAACAACTACGACGGCTCTCTGAATGTGGCCAGTGGCTTCCCGGTGTTTGCCACAGTGATCATGGCCAATCACGTTGCACGGAAGGACGAAGGTGTGGCTGTGGCCGAGCTCACGGACGAAGATGTGAAAGCCATCGTCGCACTCTCTAAAGATGAGCGTATCGGAGAGCGG ATATTTGCCAGCATTGGCCCCTCTATCTATGGCCACGAAGATATCAAAAGGGCTCTTGCTCTCGCTCTCTTTGGTGGGGAACCCAAGAACCCAG GTGGAAAGCACAAGGTGCGAGGTGACATCAACGTGCTATTGTGCGGGGATCCAGGCACAGCCAAGTCCCAGTTCCTCAAGTATGTGGAGAAGGTGGCCAGTCGGGCCATTTTCACCACTGGGCAGGGAGCGTCAGCTGTTGGACTCACGGCCTACGTCCAGCGCCACCCGGTCAGTCGCGAGTGGACTCTGGAGGCCGGTGCTCTGGTGTTGGCTGACAGAGGCATCTGTTTGATTGATGAGTTTGACAag ATGAATGACCAGGACAGAACAAGTATCCATGAGGCCATGGAACAGCAGAGCATCTCTATCTCCAAGGCTGGCATTGTCACCTCCCTACAAGCCCGATGCACAGTCATTGCTGCTGCCAACCCTATTG GAGGCCGATACGATCCCTCCCTTACCTTCTCCGAAAACGTGGACTTATCGGAACCCATTGTGTCCCGTTTTGATGTCCTCTGTGTGGTCAGAGACACCGTGGACGCTGTTCAG GATGAGATGCTGGCTCGCTTTGTGGTGGGCAGCCACATAAAGCACCACCCTAGCAATAAAGAGGGTGGTGCGgcggaactggaggaggtggtgcTGCCCAACACGTCAGATGTGCCGCCCATCCCTCAAGAGCTGCTCAAGAAGTACATCATATACGCCAAGGAACGCGTGCGGCCCAAGCTCAACCAGATGGACCAGGACAAGGTGGCCCGCATCTACAGTGACCTGCGCAAGGAGTCCATG GCCACTGGCAGCATTCCCATCACGGTTCGTCACATCGAGTCGATGATCCGTATGGCGGAGGCTCACGCCCGGATGCACCTGCGGGATTATGTACTGGAGGATGACGTCAACATGGCCATACGAGTCATGCTGGAGAGTTTCATCGACACACAGAAGTTCAGTGTCATGAGGAGCATGAGGAAG ACGTTTGCACGTTACCTGGCCTTCCGACGGGACAATAATGAGCTGCTACTGTTCATCCTGAAGCAGCTGGTGGCAGAGCAGGTGACTTACCAGCGCAACCGCTACGGTGCCCAGCAAGACACCATCGAGGTCCCTGAGAAGGACCTGGTCGACAAG GCCAGGCAGATCAACATTCATAACTTATCAGCGTTCTACGACAGTGAGCTGTTCCGCTCCAACAAGTTCTCTCATGATGCAAAGAAGAGGCTCATCATGCAGcagttttga